In a single window of the Sander lucioperca isolate FBNREF2018 chromosome 19, SLUC_FBN_1.2, whole genome shotgun sequence genome:
- the si:ch211-142k18.1 gene encoding uncharacterized protein si:ch211-142k18.1, whose product MWHCWMPFILAWVSMATPTLCQSGDWGSGFDIYSARMATNDTLQAVGDEPVRIRNNQDWVTSAASPMLQHEPQPDKCSVHFSTNTASARRLKAQKEELAYLQAIQHENKAVMENLVQFVGAELGDQNYEDVIKENVIGIQEDHKSCHEVVEKAEEDMEKQLEGEVLGAGMKKIREESLAFEDMRRAAVDIANRLEISSQSLHASFTKQLKDMAKIHR is encoded by the exons ATGTGGCATTGTTGGATGCCCTTCATCTTGGCCTGGGTATCCATGGCAACCCCAACACTCTGCCAAAGTGGAGATTGGGGTTCAGGCTTTGACATTTATTCTGCGAGAATGGCCACCAATGACACGTTGCAGGCAGTTGGTGATGAGCCTGTGAGGATAAGAAACAATCAAGACTGGGTCACATCAGCAGCTTCACCTATGCTGCAGCATGAGCCTCAACCGGACAAGTGCTCAGTCCACTTCAGCACTAACACTGCTTCGGCTCGAAGGCTGAAGGCCCAGAAAGAGGAGCTGGCCTATCTGCAGGCCATCCAGCATGAAAACAAGGCAGTGATGGAGAACTTGGTGCAGTTTGTGGGGGCAGAGTTGGGAGATCAGAACTATGAAGATGTGATTAAGGAAAATGTCATTGGCATCCAAGAGGACCATAAGAGTTGCCATGAGGTGGTGGAGAAAGCTGAAGAAGACATGGAAAAGCAGCTGGAGGGGGAAGTGTTGGGCGCTGGGATGAAGAA AATCAGAGAAGAGTCCTTGGCCTTTGAAGACATGCGTCGTGCTGCAGTGGACATCGCCAACAGGCTGGAGATCTCATCGCAGTCTCTGCATGCTTCTTTCACCAAGCAGCTGAAAGACATGGCCAAAATTCATCGCTAA